Proteins encoded within one genomic window of Natator depressus isolate rNatDep1 chromosome 1, rNatDep2.hap1, whole genome shotgun sequence:
- the LOC141982212 gene encoding protein mono-ADP-ribosyltransferase TIPARP-like encodes MTEKGCYKEDSDDLCSMSIEGTATREFREGVLQVKEEKYRTLGELFFQKVLLQLFIDLYCFSQSEASSTELTPLHVHNMQHGDDSKSHLVAPEQLEDENGIQFHIHQANGIRICDRFLLGLCKEGERCQLHHTCYPYHWQVMRKKKGVWQSVNESAQQHLEKLYSNVNDSLVTLVEKDGSKGKVNLNAMELFSFGPYGKIRRLSNTHDPQQNPHLHTEWHMYWLDETNWKEYEEPISQEIINAFESGLQSYSFSHEGQQYSLDLKNLIQTNSTTEQKSSIQRRPAYRTPIDMVPHLRTLPNGCRGHLNPYAANIPGEDPTDVYSGPYPASWISCPSEGPTYVQCEIAPSEAVYRTVYTLFHKSLSEDTFLVLGIYRIRQEYLWQKYSSQKEIMSRGLSTEEKKQLERHLFHGTSADSKNSICQMGFDPRLSGQNLAAFGKGSYFAKNAQYSNGFCTACKAGLRYMFLAKVLVGKSAVGNANYCQPPRIRSSGRPFDSCVDSASSIYVIFNSSQSYPYFLICYKLLSDPVALDGS; translated from the exons ATGACTGAaaagggctgctataaagaggacagtgatgaCTTGtgctccatgtccattgaag GGACCGCTaccagggagtttcgagagggagttcttcaggtgaaggaggagaaatacaggacccttggg GAATTGTTCTTCCAAAAGGTTCTGCTCCAATTGTTCATAGACCTCTACTGCTTCAGCCAAAGTGAAGCCAGTTCCACTGAACTCACTCCACTCCATGTCCACAATATGCAGCACGGAGATGATTCCAAAAGCCATTTGGTAGCTCCAGAGCAGCTCGAGGATGAGAATGGGATCCAGTTTCATATCCACCAGGCAAACGGCATCAGGATCTGTGACCGCTTCCTGCTTGGTCTCTGCAAAGAAGGGGAGAGATGCCAGCTTCACCACACATGCTACCCTTACCACTGGCAGGTGATGCGGAAGAAGAAAGGAGTGTGGCAGAGCGTGAATGAATCGGCTCAGCAGCACCTGGAAAAACTTTACAGTAATGTAAATGACTCACTAGTTACACTGGTGGAAAA GGATGGTTCAAAAGGCAAAGTCAACCTAAATGCTATGGAACTGTTCTCCTTTGGTCCTTATGGCAAAATACGGCGACTCTCCAACACCCATGATCCACAGCAGAACCCACATCTCCACACAGAGTGGCACATGTATTGGCTTGATGAAACCAATTGGAAGGAATATGAGGAG CCAATTTCCCAAGAAATCATTAATGCCTTTGAGAGCGGCTTACAGAGCTACAGCTTCAGTCACGAAGGCCAACAGTACTCTCTAGATTTGAAGAACCTTATTCAAACTAACTCAACAACAGAACAAAAGTCATCCATTCAGCGCCGTCCTGCCTACCGCACACCTATCGACATGGTACCACATCTGCG GACACTCccaaatggttgtaggggacatcTCAATCCTTATGCTGCCAACATCCCTGGGGAGGATCCCACTGATGTGTACTCTGGCCCATATCCTGCATCCTGGATCTCATGCCCCTCAGAAGGACCCACTTATGTGCAATGTGAAATAGCACCATCAGAAGCAGTGTACCGCACAGTTTATACTCTCTTCCACAAATCTCTCTCAGAGGATACATTTCTGGTGTTAGGGATTTACAGGATCCGGCAGGAGTATCTTTGGCAAAAATACAGCAG TCAGAAGGAAATAATGTCCCGAGGACTCTcaacagaagagaaaaaacagCTAGAACGGCATCTCTTCCATGGCACCTCAGCAGACAGCAAGAACTCCATCTGCCAGATGGGCTTTGACCCTCGTCTCTCAGGACAGAATCTTGCTGCCTTTGGCAAAGGCAGCTATTTTGCCAAGAATGCCCAGTACTCAAATGGATTTTGTACAGCATGCAAGGCTGGGCTGCGCTATATGTTTCTGGCAAAAGTCCTGGTGGGAAAGTCTGCTGTAGGGAATGCTAATTACTGTCAACCCCCAAGAATAAGATCTAGTGGCCGACCCTTTGATTCATGTGTTGATTCTGCTTCCAGCATCTACGTGATCTTTAACAGTAGCCAGTCCTACCCATACTTCCTGATCTGCTACAAACTGCTTTCTGACCCTGTTGCACTAGATGGTTCATaa